A portion of the Microlunatus phosphovorus NM-1 genome contains these proteins:
- a CDS encoding PadR family transcriptional regulator: protein MGAYAMGAPWLRFGFDCGDGELEQRLRERWAEMTGKARTGRRGGPPWAGFGPGFGGPGGPGFGGPGFGGPPWMRGMRGPKARRGDVRAAILSVLSDQPRNGYQVIQEIAERTGGAWKPSPGSIYPTLQQLEDEGLVEQTTEGGRKAYALTEDGRTYVANHPDEMAAPWAALSDTETDGDIRPMIGQVAAAMWQVMAVGTPEQQAAAKEAIVELRKTLYGILADGVEPDGNESDRTAFDRAQR, encoded by the coding sequence ATGGGCGCATATGCGATGGGTGCTCCGTGGCTCCGATTCGGGTTCGACTGCGGCGACGGAGAGCTGGAGCAGCGGCTGCGGGAACGCTGGGCCGAGATGACGGGGAAGGCGCGCACCGGTCGCCGCGGCGGCCCACCCTGGGCCGGGTTCGGACCGGGCTTCGGGGGACCGGGTGGACCTGGTTTCGGCGGGCCTGGTTTCGGTGGGCCGCCCTGGATGCGGGGCATGCGTGGACCGAAGGCCCGACGGGGTGACGTTCGGGCGGCGATCCTCTCGGTGTTGTCCGATCAGCCACGCAACGGCTACCAGGTGATCCAGGAGATCGCCGAGCGGACCGGCGGCGCCTGGAAGCCCAGCCCGGGCTCGATCTACCCAACGCTGCAGCAGCTGGAGGACGAAGGGCTGGTCGAGCAGACCACCGAGGGTGGGCGGAAGGCGTACGCGCTGACCGAGGACGGCCGGACGTACGTGGCGAATCATCCCGACGAGATGGCCGCGCCGTGGGCTGCGCTCTCCGACACCGAGACCGACGGCGACATCCGCCCGATGATCGGCCAGGTCGCTGCGGCGATGTGGCAGGTGATGGCGGTCGGCACGCCCGAGCAGCAGGCTGCGGCGAAAGAGGCGATCGTCGAGCTGCGTAAGACGCTCTACGGAATCCTGGCCGACGGTGTCGAGCCGGACGGCAACGAGTCCGACCGGACCGCGTTCGATCGAGCTCAGCGATGA
- a CDS encoding DUF3000 domain-containing protein, with protein sequence MAANSDVAAVPTPFQRAAHDLLNAAWRPELAVEEIPAPQKIAPFAVAVSADVLVGGEDVGTGRLVLLHDPAGNAAWQGTFRCVTFARASVEPEMVTDPLLARVGWSWLIDALDGHGAEYAAPSGTVTSVSSESFGGMADEDPNAEVEVRASWTPLLADGYGLTAHVQAWGELLCTTAGLPPLPAGVVAMPARRLAHKSQNRSPRRR encoded by the coding sequence GTGGCAGCCAACTCCGACGTGGCCGCGGTCCCCACCCCATTCCAACGGGCCGCCCACGACCTGCTCAACGCCGCATGGCGGCCTGAGCTCGCGGTCGAGGAGATACCTGCGCCACAGAAGATCGCACCGTTCGCGGTCGCGGTGAGCGCCGATGTGCTGGTCGGCGGCGAGGACGTCGGCACCGGTCGGCTCGTCCTCTTGCACGATCCGGCCGGGAACGCCGCCTGGCAGGGCACCTTCCGTTGCGTCACCTTCGCCCGCGCCTCGGTCGAGCCGGAGATGGTGACCGACCCGCTGCTGGCCCGCGTCGGCTGGTCCTGGCTGATCGACGCGCTCGACGGTCACGGCGCAGAATATGCAGCCCCGAGCGGCACCGTCACCTCGGTGTCGAGCGAGTCGTTCGGCGGCATGGCCGACGAGGATCCGAACGCAGAGGTCGAGGTCCGAGCGTCCTGGACGCCGCTGCTTGCCGACGGTTATGGCCTTACCGCGCACGTGCAGGCCTGGGGTGAACTACTGTGTACGACGGCGGGGCTCCCCCCGCTGCCGGCCGGCGTGGTCGCCATGCCTGCCCGGCGACTTGCCCACAAGAGCCAGAATCGAAGCCCACGGAGACGGTGA
- the hemG gene encoding protoporphyrinogen oxidase: MTRRQPEVVVVGAGIAGLAAARRLSAAGHRVLLLEGSPRLGGKLAASQLAAGLRVDVGAESILVRRPEAPALISSLGLDAQLVHPTEAKPRVYVDGQAVGLPPSVMGVPGELDVLSNLLSPAGFARALREPSVPAPPLPADLAIGELVDERFGPEVTDRLLEPLLGGVYAGHARRLSFAAVNPTLFERARSGGSLSGHAAASRRPGEGPVFGGLSGGIAGLVDALATELQARGVEIRHSPARALVPVSGGYRLTIGSTRDAQEITAPAVVLATPAKPTARLLAGVVDSAAWLGRIPYASMAVVALAVRGVEPVGSGLLVPPGELPTIKAVTHSSVKWRWVAESAERALGPGVQIIRASVGRQGEERLLQLGDRELTDRTVAELRSLPDWSGLEVAASTVQRWGGGLPQYEVGHRDQVARLYEELTSWSGLAVCGAAYDGVGIAACLGSADVAASKITADLCAEADEGTIGRKA, from the coding sequence GTGACCAGACGGCAGCCGGAGGTCGTCGTGGTCGGCGCCGGTATCGCCGGACTGGCCGCGGCACGACGACTGTCGGCTGCCGGTCATCGGGTTCTGCTGCTGGAGGGCTCGCCGCGGCTGGGTGGCAAGCTGGCCGCCAGCCAGCTGGCGGCCGGGCTGCGGGTCGACGTCGGAGCGGAGTCGATCCTCGTCCGCCGACCGGAGGCTCCGGCGCTGATCTCCTCGCTCGGCCTGGATGCGCAGCTGGTGCATCCCACCGAGGCAAAGCCGCGGGTCTATGTCGACGGGCAGGCGGTGGGCCTGCCGCCCTCGGTCATGGGCGTGCCGGGGGAACTCGACGTGTTGTCCAACCTGCTCAGTCCGGCCGGCTTCGCCCGAGCGCTGCGTGAGCCCTCGGTTCCCGCGCCACCGTTGCCGGCCGATCTTGCGATCGGTGAGTTGGTCGACGAGCGGTTCGGGCCGGAGGTGACCGACCGGCTGCTGGAGCCCCTGCTGGGCGGGGTGTACGCAGGTCATGCGCGTCGCCTGTCGTTCGCGGCGGTCAACCCGACACTGTTCGAGCGGGCGCGCTCCGGCGGTTCGCTGAGCGGTCATGCCGCCGCCAGCCGACGACCGGGGGAGGGACCGGTGTTCGGTGGGTTGTCGGGAGGCATCGCCGGGCTGGTGGACGCGCTGGCCACCGAGTTGCAGGCGCGCGGGGTCGAGATCCGACATTCGCCGGCGAGGGCATTGGTGCCAGTGAGCGGCGGTTATCGACTCACGATCGGATCCACCCGGGACGCGCAGGAGATCACGGCGCCGGCGGTGGTGCTGGCGACACCCGCGAAGCCGACTGCTCGGCTGCTGGCCGGGGTGGTCGACTCGGCGGCCTGGCTCGGTCGGATTCCCTACGCGTCGATGGCCGTGGTCGCGCTGGCCGTGCGGGGTGTCGAGCCAGTGGGTTCCGGGCTGCTTGTTCCGCCCGGCGAACTGCCCACGATCAAGGCGGTCACCCATTCCTCTGTCAAATGGCGTTGGGTCGCCGAGTCGGCCGAGCGGGCGCTCGGTCCCGGGGTGCAGATCATCCGGGCGAGTGTCGGCAGGCAGGGCGAGGAGCGGCTGCTGCAACTCGGCGACCGTGAGCTGACCGATCGGACGGTGGCGGAGCTGCGTAGCCTGCCGGATTGGTCCGGACTGGAGGTCGCGGCGAGCACGGTGCAGCGCTGGGGCGGCGGCCTGCCGCAGTACGAAGTCGGCCATCGCGACCAGGTGGCACGGCTGTATGAGGAGCTGACGTCCTGGTCCGGGCTGGCGGTGTGCGGCGCGGCGTACGACGGTGTCGGGATCGCCGCCTGCCTGGGCTCGGCCGACGTGGCCGCGAGCAAGATCACAGCCGACCTGTGTGCCGAAGCCGACGAAGGAACGATAGGAAGGAAGGCATGA
- a CDS encoding DUF1707 SHOCT-like domain-containing protein, whose translation MRRGWQPGPPPPPPQLQMWWWGAGPQRPADLPATTSVAATPAAPATPVRIGDAERDQAVSDLGDHFAAGRLTREEFDERADQAIQARFSTDLEPLFADLPKSSPVESAPATAPAKVGGPPPWAYAMWLLPFVLVAAIAGSILLHAPFLLWVLVWFVVMGKITQHRRRHARR comes from the coding sequence ATGAGACGGGGCTGGCAGCCGGGCCCACCCCCTCCACCGCCGCAGCTGCAGATGTGGTGGTGGGGAGCCGGCCCGCAGCGTCCTGCCGATCTGCCGGCCACGACTTCAGTGGCAGCGACTCCGGCGGCACCGGCGACACCGGTACGGATCGGTGATGCGGAGCGGGACCAGGCCGTCTCCGACCTCGGTGACCACTTCGCGGCGGGCCGGTTGACCCGCGAGGAGTTCGACGAGCGGGCGGATCAGGCCATCCAGGCCAGGTTCAGCACCGACCTGGAGCCGTTGTTTGCGGACCTGCCGAAGTCGTCGCCGGTCGAGTCGGCACCCGCGACGGCACCGGCGAAGGTTGGCGGACCGCCGCCTTGGGCGTACGCGATGTGGCTGTTGCCGTTCGTGCTGGTCGCGGCGATCGCTGGATCGATCCTGCTGCATGCGCCGTTCCTGCTGTGGGTGCTGGTCTGGTTCGTGGTGATGGGCAAGATCACTCAGCACCGGCGGCGGCACGCGCGGCGATAG
- a CDS encoding tautomerase family protein yields MAQVVVWGLRGQLESRRTVLSDAIHAAVMSALDYPAEKRFHRFVGLEPEDFVYPPDRGADYIVIEISMFAGRSEQAKRRLIAELFRRIADEVGIAPHSVEITITETPQVNWGIRGQNAADLALNYSVEV; encoded by the coding sequence GTGGCACAAGTCGTGGTCTGGGGTCTGCGTGGTCAACTCGAATCGCGCCGGACCGTCTTGTCCGATGCGATCCACGCGGCGGTGATGTCGGCGCTGGACTATCCGGCCGAAAAGCGGTTCCACCGGTTCGTCGGTCTGGAGCCCGAGGACTTCGTCTACCCACCCGACCGCGGTGCCGACTACATCGTCATCGAGATCTCGATGTTCGCTGGGCGTTCCGAGCAAGCCAAACGCCGGCTGATCGCCGAATTGTTCCGCCGGATCGCCGACGAGGTGGGTATCGCCCCGCACAGCGTCGAGATCACCATCACCGAGACTCCCCAAGTGAACTGGGGCATCCGCGGCCAGAACGCCGCCGACCTCGCGCTCAACTATTCCGTGGAGGTGTAG
- the hemQ gene encoding hydrogen peroxide-dependent heme synthase codes for MKAREINNTIRYTMWSVFRYDRSQQSLSGSPVEIAESAWSAVNEATEGGDLTIRGWYDVAGLRADADLMVWWHAPTSETLQDAYHALRRSDLGQRLVPVWSQLALHRPAEFNKGHVPAFMQDEEAKAHVCVYPFVRSYEWYLLPDEERRAMLAEHGMMARPYPDVRANTVSSFALGDYEWMLAFEADELHRIVDLMRALRAAAARRHTREEVPFYTGRRRELAEIVASW; via the coding sequence ATGAAGGCGCGCGAGATCAACAACACCATCCGATACACGATGTGGTCGGTGTTCCGCTACGACCGGTCGCAGCAATCACTGAGCGGGTCGCCTGTGGAGATCGCCGAGTCGGCATGGTCGGCGGTCAACGAAGCGACCGAGGGCGGTGACCTGACGATCCGCGGCTGGTATGACGTTGCAGGTTTGCGGGCCGACGCCGACCTGATGGTGTGGTGGCATGCGCCCACCTCGGAGACGCTGCAGGACGCCTATCACGCGCTGCGCCGCTCGGACCTCGGCCAGCGCCTGGTGCCGGTCTGGTCCCAGCTCGCGCTGCACCGGCCGGCCGAGTTCAACAAGGGTCACGTGCCCGCCTTCATGCAGGACGAGGAGGCCAAGGCGCACGTCTGCGTCTACCCGTTCGTGCGCTCGTACGAGTGGTATCTGCTGCCCGACGAAGAGCGCCGCGCGATGCTCGCCGAGCACGGCATGATGGCCCGGCCCTATCCGGACGTCCGCGCCAACACGGTGTCGTCGTTCGCCCTCGGCGACTATGAGTGGATGCTCGCGTTCGAGGCCGACGAACTGCATCGAATCGTCGACCTGATGCGCGCTCTGCGTGCCGCCGCCGCGCGCCGCCACACCCGTGAAGAGGTCCCCTTCTACACAGGCCGGCGCCGGGAGTTGGCGGAGATCGTCGCTTCCTGGTGA
- a CDS encoding 3-hydroxyacyl-CoA dehydrogenase NAD-binding domain-containing protein has protein sequence MNKPAVQPLMPEDELQALLAEASALTPDERVTSFLSRDIALPHTGQTAVLITLDNGEDHTKPNTLGPRSLSLYNEALNAALARDDVAAIAITGKPFILAAGADLKALGGLTGRDQAVQIAQLGHAVFDKLHTAPVPTFAFINGMALGGGLEIALHADYRTVSKAAAGIALPECFLGLLPGWGGTYLLPNLIGADRAVQVIIENALSQNKMLVGPQVAQLGIADAMFDGADFLADSLDWAGRVVAGEITVDRPEIDRGEGWEAAVRRGRRFADQKTSGAAPAPYRALDCIAAAKTADRATAYAGEDAGLADLIMSQELRASLYAFDLVQRRAKKPAGAPESWLARPVTKVGVVGAGLMASQLALLFLRRLEVPVVISDLDEERVAKGIGYVHAELDKLLAKKRIKPDQVNRYRALLSGTTEHADYADCDFVIEAVFEELAVKKEVFASLEKHVSPECVLATNTSSLSVTQMAADLEHPERVIGFHFFNPVAVLPLLEVIRGTATDDETAATALGVAKSLKKNAVLVQDAPAFVVNRLLIRTTAVITKAVDDGTPIEVADAALRPLGLPMPPFVLLQLVGPAVALHVTETLHAAFGDRYPVSANLEALVAAKKPGVYDLTPEGKPYVSDETRALLTAGDHPSTADELRTKVEEALAEEIGLMLAEGVVAAPMDIDLCLILGAGWPFPLGGITPYLDRTGVSERVLGRRFLPKGVATLP, from the coding sequence GTGAACAAGCCAGCCGTGCAACCGCTGATGCCCGAGGACGAGCTCCAGGCCCTGCTGGCCGAGGCGTCCGCGCTGACTCCGGACGAGCGGGTCACCAGCTTCCTCAGCCGAGACATCGCGCTCCCCCACACCGGCCAGACAGCGGTGCTGATCACGCTGGACAACGGCGAGGACCACACCAAGCCGAACACCCTCGGGCCGCGCAGTCTGAGTCTCTACAACGAGGCCCTCAATGCGGCGCTGGCCAGGGACGATGTCGCCGCCATCGCGATCACCGGCAAGCCGTTCATCCTGGCCGCCGGTGCCGACCTGAAGGCGCTCGGCGGACTGACCGGTCGCGATCAGGCGGTGCAGATCGCCCAGCTCGGCCATGCCGTGTTCGACAAGCTGCACACTGCGCCGGTGCCGACGTTCGCGTTCATCAACGGGATGGCGCTGGGCGGCGGGCTGGAGATCGCCCTGCATGCTGACTATCGCACCGTCTCGAAGGCCGCCGCCGGCATCGCGCTGCCGGAGTGTTTCCTGGGGCTGCTGCCGGGCTGGGGCGGCACGTACCTGCTGCCCAACCTGATCGGCGCCGACCGGGCCGTCCAAGTGATCATCGAGAACGCCCTGTCGCAGAACAAGATGCTGGTCGGTCCGCAGGTGGCTCAGCTCGGGATCGCCGACGCGATGTTCGACGGTGCCGATTTCCTGGCCGACTCGCTCGACTGGGCCGGCCGGGTGGTGGCCGGCGAGATCACCGTCGATCGTCCCGAGATCGATCGGGGCGAGGGCTGGGAGGCCGCGGTCAGGCGCGGGAGACGATTCGCCGATCAGAAGACCTCCGGAGCGGCCCCGGCGCCCTATCGCGCGCTGGACTGCATCGCCGCAGCCAAGACCGCCGACCGGGCGACCGCGTACGCCGGTGAGGATGCCGGACTGGCCGACCTGATCATGAGCCAGGAGCTGCGCGCCAGTCTGTACGCGTTCGACCTGGTGCAGCGTCGAGCCAAGAAGCCCGCCGGCGCGCCGGAGTCCTGGTTGGCTCGGCCGGTCACCAAGGTCGGCGTGGTCGGCGCGGGGCTGATGGCCAGCCAGCTCGCCTTGCTCTTCTTGCGCCGGCTGGAGGTGCCGGTGGTGATCTCCGATCTGGATGAAGAGCGGGTAGCGAAGGGCATCGGCTACGTCCATGCCGAGCTGGACAAACTGCTGGCCAAGAAGCGGATCAAGCCCGACCAGGTCAACCGCTATCGCGCCCTGCTCAGCGGCACCACCGAGCATGCCGACTACGCCGACTGTGACTTCGTGATCGAGGCGGTGTTCGAGGAGCTGGCGGTCAAGAAGGAGGTGTTCGCCTCGCTGGAGAAGCACGTCTCGCCCGAGTGCGTGCTGGCCACCAACACCTCTTCCCTGTCGGTGACGCAGATGGCGGCCGATCTCGAGCATCCCGAACGAGTGATCGGCTTCCACTTCTTCAATCCGGTGGCGGTGCTGCCGCTGTTGGAGGTGATCCGCGGCACGGCGACCGACGACGAGACGGCAGCCACCGCGCTCGGCGTGGCGAAGTCGCTGAAGAAGAACGCCGTGCTGGTGCAGGACGCGCCCGCGTTCGTGGTCAACCGGCTGCTGATCCGGACGACTGCGGTGATCACCAAGGCGGTCGATGACGGCACTCCGATCGAGGTGGCCGATGCCGCGCTGCGTCCGTTGGGGCTGCCGATGCCACCATTCGTGCTGCTGCAGCTGGTCGGACCTGCGGTCGCGCTGCATGTCACGGAGACGCTCCATGCCGCCTTCGGCGACCGCTACCCGGTCTCGGCGAATCTGGAGGCGCTGGTCGCAGCAAAGAAGCCCGGTGTCTATGACCTCACCCCCGAGGGCAAGCCGTACGTCTCCGACGAGACTCGGGCACTGCTGACCGCCGGCGATCATCCCAGCACGGCCGACGAGCTGCGTACGAAAGTCGAGGAGGCCCTCGCCGAAGAGATCGGGCTGATGCTCGCCGAGGGCGTGGTCGCCGCCCCGATGGACATCGACCTGTGCCTGATCCTCGGTGCCGGCTGGCCCTTCCCGCTGGGCGGCATCACCCCGTACCTGGATCGAACCGGCGTCAGCGAACGGGTGCTGGGTCGCCGGTTCCTGCC
- the hemE gene encoding uroporphyrinogen decarboxylase, translating to MSAPTVESPFLATCRQQSDDRVPVWFMRQAGRSLPEYRQVRAGISMLDSCARPELVTEITLQPVRRYGVDAAIFYSDIMVPLKAAGIELDIVPGTGPVIAEPIRSAADVQRIRPLTVEQLPYVTEAVRLLVAELGETPLIGFAGAPFTLASYLVEGGPSKDYAKTKALMVSEPEVWHDLCSRLAQISATFLTAQVTAGARAVQLFDSWVGSLSAADYRASVLPHSAEVLETIGQYRVPRIHFGVGTGELLTLMGTAGAEVVGVDWRIPLDEASARLGHRYAVQGNLDPALLGAPWPVVAERTRAVIAAGAAAPGHIFNLGHGVPPGTDPAVLERIVDLVHDEGPEIRRAVE from the coding sequence GTGTCCGCACCCACCGTCGAGAGTCCTTTCCTGGCCACCTGTCGGCAACAGAGCGACGACCGGGTGCCGGTCTGGTTCATGCGGCAGGCCGGTCGGTCGCTGCCGGAATACCGGCAGGTCCGCGCCGGGATCTCGATGCTGGACAGTTGTGCCCGGCCCGAACTGGTCACCGAGATCACCCTGCAGCCGGTCCGGCGGTATGGCGTCGATGCCGCCATCTTCTATTCCGACATCATGGTCCCGCTGAAGGCTGCCGGCATCGAGCTCGACATCGTGCCCGGCACCGGGCCGGTGATCGCGGAGCCGATCCGCTCCGCGGCCGACGTGCAACGGATCCGCCCATTGACGGTCGAGCAGCTGCCGTACGTGACCGAGGCGGTCCGGCTGCTGGTCGCCGAGTTGGGGGAGACCCCGCTGATCGGGTTCGCGGGCGCGCCGTTCACCCTGGCCAGCTATCTGGTCGAAGGCGGGCCGAGCAAGGACTACGCGAAGACCAAGGCACTGATGGTGTCGGAGCCGGAGGTGTGGCACGACCTCTGCAGCCGACTGGCGCAGATCTCGGCGACCTTCCTCACCGCCCAGGTCACCGCCGGGGCCCGGGCGGTCCAGCTGTTCGACTCGTGGGTGGGCAGCCTGAGCGCGGCCGACTACCGAGCCTCGGTGCTGCCGCACTCCGCCGAGGTGCTGGAGACGATCGGGCAGTACCGCGTACCGCGGATCCACTTCGGGGTCGGCACCGGTGAGCTGCTGACCCTGATGGGGACGGCCGGTGCGGAGGTGGTCGGGGTGGACTGGCGGATCCCGCTGGACGAGGCGTCGGCCAGACTGGGACATCGCTATGCGGTGCAGGGCAATCTGGATCCGGCGCTGTTGGGCGCGCCGTGGCCGGTGGTCGCCGAGCGTACCCGCGCGGTGATCGCTGCCGGCGCCGCAGCTCCGGGGCACATCTTCAATCTCGGACACGGGGTGCCGCCGGGCACGGATCCCGCTGTCCTGGAGCGGATCGTCGACCTCGTCCACGACGAGGGCCCAGAGATCCGCCGCGCCGTCGAGTGA
- a CDS encoding addiction module protein, translated as MAPDVAEVLETAKLLKRDQIADLAYALLRVLDDDDDMSDDQEQAAAAWRAEYRRRIDDIEHGKVQPVSHEDTVTAARTMLAARRK; from the coding sequence ATGGCACCGGATGTGGCGGAGGTACTCGAGACCGCAAAGCTACTCAAACGCGATCAGATTGCAGATCTCGCGTACGCCTTGCTTCGTGTGCTCGATGACGACGACGACATGTCGGACGACCAGGAGCAGGCTGCGGCGGCGTGGCGTGCAGAATATCGCCGACGTATCGACGACATCGAGCACGGCAAGGTTCAGCCGGTCAGTCACGAGGACACCGTCACGGCGGCGCGCACCATGCTCGCAGCGCGGCGGAAGTGA
- a CDS encoding HRDC domain-containing protein — MTDQPTTAQLDADARLLVAPAEGTPDIEDTPGCLQETIAALRAGTGPIAIDAERAHGFRYSQRAYLIQLRRTGAGTHLIDPIAFDDTPALAELGAAISNTEWIIHAASQDLPCLAEIGMTPLHLFDTELAARLLNYPRVALGTMLTELLGVRLLKEHSAADWSTRPLPAEWLTYAALDVELLVELRDRLADQLVAAGKDAWAAEEFAALAAGAGAPIERRTDPWRRTSGIHRVRTRRGLAYVAELWQIRDEIARDTDRAPSRILPDVAIAELASAERPDRSTLHQIPGFQRRQARRYLPEWLAGLQHVATLRDAELPPMHIPSVGPPQARMWASKDPVAAKRLTRVREVLGAVAQQYELPMENLLTPDHVRRLAWSPPAPLTEESVDAALAQLGAREWQRRLTVPGLTEALGP; from the coding sequence GTGACCGACCAGCCCACGACAGCCCAGCTCGATGCTGACGCTCGGCTGCTTGTCGCCCCAGCCGAGGGCACGCCCGATATCGAGGACACCCCAGGCTGTCTCCAGGAGACCATCGCTGCCCTCCGGGCCGGCACCGGACCGATCGCCATCGATGCCGAGCGTGCGCATGGTTTCCGCTACTCCCAGCGCGCCTATCTGATCCAGCTCCGGCGCACCGGAGCAGGCACGCACCTGATCGACCCGATCGCCTTCGACGACACCCCGGCGTTGGCCGAGCTCGGCGCGGCGATCTCCAACACCGAGTGGATCATCCACGCCGCCAGCCAGGATCTCCCCTGCCTTGCCGAGATCGGGATGACTCCCCTGCACCTGTTCGACACCGAGCTGGCTGCTCGGCTGCTGAACTATCCGCGGGTCGCCCTCGGCACCATGCTCACCGAGCTGCTGGGTGTTCGGCTTCTGAAGGAGCACTCGGCCGCGGACTGGTCCACCAGACCTTTGCCGGCCGAGTGGCTCACCTATGCGGCGTTAGACGTCGAGTTGCTCGTGGAGTTGCGCGATCGGCTTGCCGATCAGCTGGTGGCGGCAGGCAAGGACGCCTGGGCCGCCGAGGAGTTCGCTGCCCTCGCCGCAGGCGCCGGAGCACCGATCGAACGACGAACGGACCCGTGGCGGCGTACCTCGGGTATTCACCGGGTCCGGACCCGCCGCGGACTGGCGTACGTCGCCGAGCTGTGGCAGATCCGGGACGAGATCGCCCGCGACACCGACCGAGCACCGTCGAGGATCCTGCCCGACGTGGCGATCGCCGAGCTGGCATCCGCCGAGCGGCCCGACCGGTCGACGCTCCATCAGATCCCGGGTTTCCAGCGCCGCCAGGCCCGGCGCTATCTGCCCGAATGGTTGGCCGGACTGCAACACGTGGCAACCCTGCGGGACGCCGAGTTGCCGCCCATGCACATCCCCAGCGTGGGCCCGCCGCAGGCGCGGATGTGGGCGTCCAAGGATCCGGTCGCCGCCAAGCGGTTGACCCGGGTCCGCGAGGTGCTCGGTGCCGTCGCCCAGCAATATGAGCTGCCGATGGAGAACCTGCTCACGCCAGACCACGTACGCCGGCTTGCCTGGTCCCCGCCCGCACCGCTCACCGAGGAGTCAGTCGACGCTGCCCTGGCCCAACTCGGGGCCCGCGAGTGGCAGCGCCGACTGACCGTGCCCGGGCTTACCGAGGCACTAGGCCCGTGA
- a CDS encoding thiolase family protein, whose protein sequence is MPRQSRDVVFVDGVRTPFGKAGSLYSETRADDLVVSCIRALLRRHPELPPERVDEVAIAATTQTGDQGLTIGRTAALLAGLPRSVPGYAIDRMCAGAMTAVTTTASGIAFGAYDVTIAGGVEHMGRHPMGEGIDPNPRIVAERLVDPSALVMGSTAENLHDRFPGISRQRADEFAAQSQQRVASAYAQGVIQESLVPIATRSAELGWGLATADEPPRPGTTVEALAQLRTPFRSHGRVTAGNAAGLNDGATACLLAAESVAEELGLPAAMRLVSYGFAGVEPEVMGVGPIPSTEKALRSAGLEMSDIGAIEINEAFAVQVLAFLDHFGLDPASDRINPYGGAIALGHPLASSGVRLMIHLARQFREHPEIRYGLTTMCIGLGMGGTLIWENPHHTEGADK, encoded by the coding sequence ATGCCTCGCCAGTCCCGGGATGTCGTCTTCGTCGACGGCGTCCGTACCCCGTTCGGAAAGGCCGGGTCGCTCTACAGCGAGACCCGAGCCGACGACCTCGTGGTCAGCTGCATCCGTGCACTGCTCCGCCGCCACCCCGAGTTGCCGCCGGAACGGGTGGACGAAGTGGCCATCGCCGCCACCACCCAGACCGGCGACCAGGGCCTGACCATCGGCCGCACGGCCGCGTTGCTCGCGGGACTGCCGCGGTCGGTGCCCGGGTATGCCATCGACCGGATGTGCGCCGGGGCGATGACCGCCGTCACCACCACGGCTTCAGGCATCGCCTTCGGTGCGTACGACGTGACGATCGCCGGCGGGGTCGAGCACATGGGCCGGCACCCGATGGGAGAGGGTATCGACCCCAACCCACGGATCGTGGCGGAGCGGCTGGTCGATCCGTCCGCCCTGGTGATGGGCTCGACCGCAGAGAACCTGCACGACCGCTTCCCCGGCATCAGTCGCCAGCGGGCCGACGAGTTCGCGGCCCAGAGCCAGCAGCGGGTCGCCTCGGCGTACGCCCAAGGCGTCATCCAGGAGTCGCTGGTCCCGATCGCCACCCGCTCCGCCGAGCTGGGTTGGGGTCTGGCCACCGCCGATGAGCCACCCCGGCCAGGAACCACGGTCGAGGCACTGGCCCAGCTGCGTACGCCGTTCCGCTCCCACGGCCGGGTCACGGCCGGCAATGCCGCCGGGCTCAATGACGGCGCCACCGCCTGTCTGCTGGCCGCCGAATCCGTCGCCGAAGAGCTGGGTCTGCCTGCGGCCATGCGGCTGGTGTCGTACGGGTTCGCCGGCGTCGAGCCCGAGGTAATGGGGGTCGGTCCGATTCCCTCCACCGAGAAGGCGCTCCGCAGCGCGGGCCTGGAAATGTCCGATATCGGTGCCATCGAGATCAACGAAGCATTCGCCGTCCAGGTGCTCGCCTTCCTCGACCACTTCGGACTGGATCCTGCCAGCGACCGGATCAATCCGTACGGAGGTGCGATCGCCCTCGGGCACCCGCTGGCCAGCTCCGGCGTGCGGCTGATGATCCATCTGGCGCGGCAGTTCCGCGAGCACCCGGAGATTCGCTACGGCCTGACCACGATGTGCATCGGGCTCGGGATGGGTGGCACGCTCATCTGGGAGAACCCGCACCACACCGAGGGAGCAGACAAGTGA